The stretch of DNA CCGACTCCGCCGTGAACGCCGGCTTCGGCTCGGCGGGGGAGCGCTGCATGGCCATCTCCGTCGCTGTCGTCGTCGATGGGCCCCTGCGTGCCGGTTCCGGCGCGGCGCGAAGCGACGGGACGGCCGAGCCCGCAGGGACGGTGGCGGATGCACTCATCGCGAAGGTGAAGGAGCGCATGGCCGGGCTCGTCACCGGTGACGGCCGCCGCTCCTGCGACATGGGGCCCCTGGTCACGAAGCAGCACCGCGACAAGGTGGCGTCCTACATCGAGATCGCCGAAGCCGACGGCGCCGAGATCGTCGTCGACGGTCGCGACGTGCAGCCCGACGGCGACCCGAACGGCTTCTGGCTGGGCCCCACCCTGATCGACCGGGTGCCCACCTCGTCGCGGGTCTACACCGAGGAGATCTTCGGCCCCGTCCTCTCGGTGGTGCGCGTCGCGTCCTACGAGGACGGCGTCGAGCTCATCAACTCGGGCGCGTTCGGCAACGGCACCGCCATCTTCACCAACGACGGCGGCGCCGCACGCCGCTTCCAGAACGAGGTGGAGGTCGGCATGATCGGCGTCAACGTGCCGATCCCCGTGCCGGTCGCGACGTTCTCGTTCGGCGGGTGGAAGCAGTCGCTCTTCGGCGACACGAAGGCGCACGGCGCCGAGGGCGTCAAGTTCTTCACCCAGCAGAAGGCCATCACGGCGCGCTGGCTCGACCCGTCGCACGGCGGCGTCGACCTCGGGTTCCCGCAGAACTGACGGCGGCGACCCTCACCGATGACGACGAACGACTGGCTGTTCTCCCGCGGAACACTCGCAGACGGACCATGGGAGAGCGTCGTCGGCGACGGCCTGCCGGGCTGGGCGCACACCGGCCTGCGCATCGCCGAACTCGACGGTGACCTGCTCCTGACGGCGGGGCCCGTGGAACGGATGGTCGTGCCGCTCGCGGGCGCCTTCACCGTGACCTCGGGCGCCGACCGGTGGGAGCTGTCGGGTCGCGCGTCCGTCTTCGACGGCCCCACGGACGTGCTCTACCTCGGCATCGACGCGGAGGCGCGCATCGAAGGACGGGGACGGGTCGCGGTCGCGGAGGCGACCGCCACGACGTCGCTGCCGAACGCCGTCCTCGGTCGCGACGAGGTGCCGGTCGAGATCCGCGGCGCCGGACGCTCGACGAGGCAGGTGCACAACTTCGGGGTGCCCGGCGCCCTCGTCGCGCAGAAGCTCATCGTCTGCGAGGTGATCACTCCGGCCGAGAACTGGTCGTCGTATCCCGCGCACAAGCACGACGAGCAGGGCCCGCACGAGAGCGAGCTCGAGGAGATCTACTACTTCGAGTCCGCCGTCGCCCGCGGAACCGAGGCGCCGGGCGAGGCCGCCCCGTTCGGGATGTTCGCGACCTACGCCTCCGACACGCGACCGATCGACACGAGCGCCCTCGTCCGCACCGGCGACGTCGCCCTGGTGCCGTACGGTTACCACGGGCCCGCGGTCGCCGCCCCCGGGTACGACCTCTACTACCTCAACGTCATGGCGGGCCCCGGCGCCGAACGCGCCTGGCGGATCACCGACGACCCCGCCCACGGCTGGGTGCGCGGATCGTGGACCGATCAGCAGCCCGACCCCCGTCTGCCGTACCTGGCGAAGGAGCCGCACGCATGATCACCCCCTCGGCCGAGACCCCGCAGGACGGCCCCTCGACCCGCACGATGACGGTCGCGCAGGCGCTGACGACGTTCCTTGCCAACCAGTGGACCGTCGACGGCGAGGTCCGCGAGCGCACCATC from Herbiconiux sp. L3-i23 encodes:
- the iolB gene encoding 5-deoxy-glucuronate isomerase, whose protein sequence is MTTNDWLFSRGTLADGPWESVVGDGLPGWAHTGLRIAELDGDLLLTAGPVERMVVPLAGAFTVTSGADRWELSGRASVFDGPTDVLYLGIDAEARIEGRGRVAVAEATATTSLPNAVLGRDEVPVEIRGAGRSTRQVHNFGVPGALVAQKLIVCEVITPAENWSSYPAHKHDEQGPHESELEEIYYFESAVARGTEAPGEAAPFGMFATYASDTRPIDTSALVRTGDVALVPYGYHGPAVAAPGYDLYYLNVMAGPGAERAWRITDDPAHGWVRGSWTDQQPDPRLPYLAKEPHA